In the Blautia coccoides genome, GAAGATACTATAAACGCAGCCGAAAGTTAATTCTTACTCGATATGCTAAGCTTAAGGATGAAAACAAGAAAGCGTGCGATCTTATGCTACTTTATAACGATGACTTGAGATTGGCTCATACTCTTAAGGAATGGTTTTATGAGATATGCCAGAGCGAGAAGTACTCCTATCAGCGAACAGCTTTCTGGGAGTGGGTTAAGTCTGCAGAGAAATCAGGAATACCCGAGTTTGAGAACTGTGCAAAAACTTATAGAAACTGGTCAGAAGGTATTTTAAATGCTTTTAAATACAAATATACAAATGGTCCTACTGAAGGTTACAATAATAAAATCAAGGTGCTAAAAAGACTATCTTTCGGAATACGTAACTTTAATAGATTCCGTACAAGAATTATACACTGCTCTATCTAAAAAACGGACGACTGGCAAGAGGCTTATTTGGCATGCCCAAAAACATGAATTATAGACCCAAACATTAAAATGGCCCTAAATGTAGTAAAGGAGCGGGATTCAAAGAATCCCACCCCAACTATTGACATAGAGCCATTAAAAAAAACAGCGTACCCAGCCGGAGAAAAAAGCTTTCTTCCTCATCTAATCAGTGCACAAACAAACAGGAAATCCGGACTCCGCAAAGGGGGATGAATATGAACCTATTACTGATAAAAAGAGTTAAAAAGCACGACAAAGCCGCATTCCAGAAACTGATGGAAAAACAGGCGACTGCTTTATATAATACGGCCAAGGTAATTTTGATGAACGAAGAGGAGCTGTCTTGATTTCTGCTGACAGATTCTCTTCGTTAAACTACCAAAGATTTCTCTATTTCTTTAGTTCTTTTTTCTATTGACGATTGATTGCATTTGGTATATAAAAGGTGAAAGATAGATTTTTATTCATGACTGTCAGGGTACCAGACAGTTATGAGCGATGCATGATATTCGGAAGGATAAAGAAGAGATGAGACGGATAAAAAGTGTGCAGGTGCGTCATCAATATACACTGCTTCAGTGTTTTTACTGGGTTTCAAGCTGCGCGATCATGGGATTTGCAACTGTGTTTCTTCAGTACAAGGGATTGTCCAACACGCTTGTAGGCATGTCCGTAGGCGGAGCGGCATTTATCAGCATATGGATGCAGCCGTTCCTGGCCGGTCTGGTGGGAAAGGTCCGGGGACTGAGTTTGAAGAAGATGATTCTTCTGATTATTCTGGCAGTTACGTCGGGATATCTGGTCCTTGGAACAGTCCCCCTTCCCAAAATGGCAATAGTGGGGCTGTATCTTGTGCTGAATACCCTGTATAACTCCATTACCCCTCTGATCACTGCCATGGGAATGGAGTATATGAACCAGGGCTATGAGGTGAATTTCTGTATTTCCAGAGGGCTTGGGTCAGTGAGCTATGCAGTCAGTGCTGTAGTCTTAGGGCAGCTTGTGGAACACTTTTTTCCGGGAATCCTTACCTTTGCCTTTGCGGGCATGGAGCTTCTGCTGTTTGCAGTAGTTGTATCCATGCAGGAACCGGAGTCATCTGCGGTGAAGGAAGAACAGGAGCCATCCAGCAGTGTTATTGAAATACTCAAGGGAAACAGGCCGCTGCTGTTGTTTGTGGCGGGATTTGGAATCTGCTATATGACCAGTTCCATCCTGGGTACCTATATGATCAATATTGTACGGGAACTGGGCGGTACAGACGGGACCTTCGGGATAGCGGCATTTTTCTGCGCAGCCAGTGAGATGCCGGCAATGTTTTTGTGCAATTATTTGATACGTAAGGTATCCTGCAAGAAGCTGCTGAAGCTGAGCAGTGTATTCTTTGTCCTGCGTCCACTGGTGATTTTTCTGGCCCCGAATCTGGCGGTGGCTTTTCTGGGATTTGCACTCCAGTCCCTTTCTTTTGGAATCTTTACACCTGTGTCTGTGTTCTTTATCAATCAGGAACTGAAGGAGAAGGACAGAGTCGTGGGGCAGACAATATTCGGTATGGTGACAGTGGGTGTGGGAAGCTGTGTAGGTAATCTGGCAGGTGGTTTTCTCATGGACAGGATTGGATTGAAAACTACGCTGGGGCTTTGTGTGATATTTGCGGCAGTGGGATTTTTAATTACACAGAGAGTGAAGGTGGAGGATGCGGGGCCGAGGCGCAGGATACTCCAGATAGAAGACAATAGGGCGGAAAATAAGGAGCGTCACAGAGAAAGGGGTAAAGATGAAGGATAAAATTTGGAAAAAATGCGTGGAGTTTCATGGCCATGAATGCGGGGGTCTGACTATTGGTTACAAGGCGGCACTTTATGCTATTGAGCTTTTAGAGATCAAGACAGAGGACGGACTTTGTGTATCTGAGGATGAACAGATTGTGTGTATTTCGGAAAATGATGCCTGCGGTGTGGACGCCATTCAGGTGATCCTGGGCTGTAGTGTGGGGAAAGGAAATTTACTTTTTCATATGTGTGGAAAGCAGGCATTTTCTTTTTACAGAAGGAGTACAGGGAAATCCGTGCGTCTTGTTTTGAAGCCTCGCCCTGAGGGGCTTGACAAAGGAGAATCCTTTCGGTATTATCAGGCGTGCAGTCCTGGGGAAATGTTTGATGTTAAGGAGACAAGGATTACTCTGCCGGAAAAAGCCAGGATCTTTAAATCTATTGTCTGCTCCCGCTGCGGCGAGACAGCTGCGGAGAATATGATGCATCTGCAGGGAGAGGAGATTCTGTGCCGGGATTGTTACAGCGCTTATGACCGGTTTCATGTTTGACAAAACTGCGTGTGGCGGTTATAATGCAAGAAGAGTAAATAACAGATAAGAAATGAGGTGTCTTTGTGCTGAGGGTTTCCGTAGTGGAGATTACAGAATAATCGAATAATCTGTAGGGATAGTATATCGTTTTTTCAGATACCCTATCCTTGTATCAGTGTACCCTGATGGCTGATACATTCGCTTACGAACCCTTATCATACACTTCAAATATATTGGGATGAATGGAAGAATACGGTTATCCGCTGCCTTTGGCAGGGGGATTGTTTCTGTATCTCCGTTTCTTTTCTTCTCATGGAAGGCCACAGAAGTCGTATACCCGTTCGGGCGTATGTATCTGTGGTTATTTTTTTAGAGAGGAAAGTCATGAGTAATAAATCATTAGAAACAATAGGATATTATAATATATTAGAAAAATTAAGAGAATGTACATCTACGGAAAAGGCGGGAGAAAGGATTTTGGAAATGCAGCCTATCCTGTCAGAGACGGATCTGAGAAAGCAGCTTCGTGATACCACGCAGGCCAGAGCCATGCTGGAACTGTCAGGGACTCCGCCTATTCCGGCTATGGAGCATGTGGAGGAGTACCTGCAGAAGGCAGTAAAAGGAAATATGCTCATGCCTGAGCAGCTCGAGGAGATAGGCATGTTCCTGAGTGCTGTGCGGCGGCTGAAATCTTATCTGCAGAGAGGGGAGGAAGGACGGATCAGCCTTGCATTCTATAATCGGAATCTTATTTTCCCGGAGGAACTGCAAGAGGAGATAGAGCGCTGCATCAGGAGCGGAAGGGTAGATGACCATGCCTCTGCTTATTTAAAAGACATCAGAAAACAGATACAATTTCTGGAGGAGAAAGTAAGTGAGAGGGCAGAGCGTGCATTAAAGACCAACAGACAGTATTTAAATGACTCTTTTGTAGTGAAAAGAAACGGAAGATTCTGTATTCCGGTGAAAAAAGAATGCAGGTCCCTGGTTCCGGGCACTGTGGTGGAACAGTCTTCCACAGGCGCTACCTTGTTCATTGAGCCGGAGACAGTCGCCAATCTCAGGGAGGATCTGGAAATATACAGGATCGAGGAGGACGCTGAGGAGCGTAAAATACTATATACCATCACCAATATGACTGCTGAGAGGGAAGCAGAGCTGATGGAAGATATCCGGGTCATTGAAAAACTGGATTTTATATTTGCAAAAGGAAAGCTGAGTCTGGAAATGGATGGGACGGAACCGAAGATCAATCTGGAACAGTACATGGAGCTGAAAGGCGCCAGACATCCTATGCTGGATAAGGCAAGCTGCGTCCCTCTGGATTTTCAGATCGGTAAAGGAATCAGGGGAGTTATCATTACGGGTCCAAATACCGGAGGTAAGACGGTTGCTATTAAGACCGTGGCTCTGATGAGCGCAATGGCTTGTTCAGGTCTGCATGTGCCGTGTAATGAGGCGGATATTTGTATGCAGAACCAGATTTTATGTGATATCGGGGACGGACAGAATATTTCAGACAATCTGTCCACCTTCTCAGCTCATATAAAGAATGTGCTGAATATTTTGAAGCGGGTGAGGCCT is a window encoding:
- a CDS encoding FmdE family protein, which produces MKDKIWKKCVEFHGHECGGLTIGYKAALYAIELLEIKTEDGLCVSEDEQIVCISENDACGVDAIQVILGCSVGKGNLLFHMCGKQAFSFYRRSTGKSVRLVLKPRPEGLDKGESFRYYQACSPGEMFDVKETRITLPEKARIFKSIVCSRCGETAAENMMHLQGEEILCRDCYSAYDRFHV
- a CDS encoding endonuclease MutS2, whose product is MSNKSLETIGYYNILEKLRECTSTEKAGERILEMQPILSETDLRKQLRDTTQARAMLELSGTPPIPAMEHVEEYLQKAVKGNMLMPEQLEEIGMFLSAVRRLKSYLQRGEEGRISLAFYNRNLIFPEELQEEIERCIRSGRVDDHASAYLKDIRKQIQFLEEKVSERAERALKTNRQYLNDSFVVKRNGRFCIPVKKECRSLVPGTVVEQSSTGATLFIEPETVANLREDLEIYRIEEDAEERKILYTITNMTAEREAELMEDIRVIEKLDFIFAKGKLSLEMDGTEPKINLEQYMELKGARHPMLDKASCVPLDFQIGKGIRGVIITGPNTGGKTVAIKTVALMSAMACSGLHVPCNEADICMQNQILCDIGDGQNISDNLSTFSAHIKNVLNILKRVRPESLVIMDELGSGTDPQEGMGIAISILEELRKSGALFLVTTHYPEVKEYADGYEEVQNARMEFDRDSLRPLYRLRVGEAGESCALYIAKRLGFPDGMLAAAAREAYGDKSSAFIQSMEIQEHGRRLEKIHVPRIKRAVEIKDSMETVRKFSRGDSVSILPDGKIGIVVKPADKNGSVLVQFRNEKQLISHKRLRLKVAAAELYPEDYDFSIIFDTVEIRKARHQMAKHHMEGLEIEVEE
- a CDS encoding MFS transporter; translation: MRRIKSVQVRHQYTLLQCFYWVSSCAIMGFATVFLQYKGLSNTLVGMSVGGAAFISIWMQPFLAGLVGKVRGLSLKKMILLIILAVTSGYLVLGTVPLPKMAIVGLYLVLNTLYNSITPLITAMGMEYMNQGYEVNFCISRGLGSVSYAVSAVVLGQLVEHFFPGILTFAFAGMELLLFAVVVSMQEPESSAVKEEQEPSSSVIEILKGNRPLLLFVAGFGICYMTSSILGTYMINIVRELGGTDGTFGIAAFFCAASEMPAMFLCNYLIRKVSCKKLLKLSSVFFVLRPLVIFLAPNLAVAFLGFALQSLSFGIFTPVSVFFINQELKEKDRVVGQTIFGMVTVGVGSCVGNLAGGFLMDRIGLKTTLGLCVIFAAVGFLITQRVKVEDAGPRRRILQIEDNRAENKERHRERGKDEG